The following coding sequences lie in one Pontibacter sp. G13 genomic window:
- a CDS encoding alkyl sulfatase dimerization domain-containing protein: MNPPAHTRLKNFQAFLFAILLVVSGCQKQSTISQPEVPAVEALVQHSAEFQRQVIQVDSQIYVAIGYGLANSIMITGADGRIIIDAMESMNAAEEVRAAFDSINASPIRGLIYTHHHSDHILGAKAFVEDTSKVKVISHESLPFYMDRVVSVIRPIIEKRAYRMFGNFLDDEGRINAGIGSRLRVGPEETFSMVRPNVMFGDSMKMTIAGIELVFFHAPGETMDQLMVWMPSTQTLFCGDNFYRAFPNLYTIRGTSYRDVNLWKHSLDHMRRLKPTQLVPSHSQPKIGQEKIFQALTDYRDAIQYVHDQTVRWMNQGLTPNEIAHKVILPPHLAEKPYLKEFYGKMSWSVKSVFDGYMGHFDGNATTLQPLARDQHAARMVDLAGGKEEYLQRIQEGLDGADFQWVLELTDHLLVIDPANEAARIARIAALRELAERESNPNARHYYLTEALEWEGLALKAMVKPTEEMAHQVPLARIFESLAVRLVPERCLDVEMAVEFRFPDIDETWSVQIRKGVSEYQPFGLKQPEVIVTVDSDVWKEIAAGLRNGPGAFLGGDIQIEGGVMDFRTFMGYFDR, from the coding sequence ATGAATCCTCCCGCGCATACTCGCCTAAAAAACTTTCAGGCTTTCCTGTTCGCAATTCTTCTGGTGGTCTCTGGGTGTCAAAAGCAATCGACCATTTCCCAGCCTGAAGTCCCTGCTGTGGAAGCACTCGTACAGCATTCCGCTGAATTTCAACGGCAGGTCATTCAGGTAGATAGCCAGATATATGTGGCCATCGGCTATGGGCTGGCCAATTCCATCATGATCACCGGCGCAGATGGTAGGATCATCATAGACGCCATGGAAAGTATGAATGCCGCTGAGGAAGTGAGGGCCGCTTTCGATTCGATCAATGCTTCTCCCATTCGGGGACTCATCTACACGCATCATCATTCTGACCACATTTTGGGAGCAAAGGCTTTTGTGGAAGATACTTCCAAAGTCAAGGTCATATCGCATGAATCTTTGCCATTCTATATGGACCGTGTGGTGAGCGTCATTCGCCCTATTATCGAGAAGCGGGCCTATCGGATGTTTGGGAACTTTCTGGATGACGAAGGGCGAATCAATGCAGGGATAGGTTCCCGGCTTCGAGTGGGTCCAGAAGAGACCTTTAGCATGGTGAGGCCAAATGTCATGTTCGGGGATAGCATGAAAATGACCATTGCTGGAATTGAATTGGTGTTTTTTCATGCACCCGGAGAGACGATGGATCAGTTGATGGTATGGATGCCAAGTACCCAGACGCTTTTCTGTGGAGATAATTTCTACCGAGCATTTCCAAATCTCTACACCATTCGAGGCACCTCTTATCGGGATGTAAACCTTTGGAAACACAGTTTGGATCACATGCGGCGTTTGAAGCCTACACAGCTTGTGCCCAGTCATTCGCAGCCCAAAATCGGTCAGGAAAAGATATTTCAAGCTTTGACGGACTATCGAGATGCCATCCAATATGTCCATGATCAGACGGTGCGCTGGATGAATCAGGGCCTCACTCCCAACGAAATCGCCCACAAGGTCATCTTGCCTCCACATTTAGCTGAAAAACCCTATCTGAAAGAATTCTATGGGAAGATGAGTTGGTCAGTCAAAAGTGTTTTTGATGGATACATGGGACACTTCGATGGCAATGCCACCACTTTGCAGCCCCTCGCCCGTGACCAGCATGCAGCACGGATGGTGGATTTGGCAGGAGGTAAGGAAGAATATCTTCAGCGGATTCAGGAAGGTTTGGATGGGGCGGACTTTCAATGGGTACTCGAGCTGACCGATCATCTGTTGGTGATCGACCCTGCGAATGAAGCAGCAAGAATAGCCCGGATAGCCGCATTGAGGGAATTGGCAGAGCGAGAGTCCAATCCCAACGCTAGGCATTATTATCTCACTGAAGCGCTAGAGTGGGAAGGTCTTGCCTTGAAAGCGATGGTGAAACCTACCGAAGAGATGGCCCATCAAGTCCCGCTCGCTCGGATCTTCGAATCGCTTGCTGTGAGATTGGTTCCCGAAAGATGTCTCGATGTGGAGATGGCCGTGGAGTTTCGGTTTCCAGACATCGACGAAACATGGTCTGTGCAAATTCGAAAGGGAGTTTCCGAGTATCAGCCCTTTGGATTGAAGCAGCCTGAGGTGATTGTCACAGTCGATTCGGATGTGTGGAAGGAAATCGCCGCGGGTTTGAGAAATGGGCCTGGGGCGTTTTTGGGAGGAGATATCCAGATTGAGGGTGGAGTGATGGATTTCCGCACCTTCATGGGATATTTTGATCGCTAG
- a CDS encoding histidine kinase, whose protein sequence is MNASKCLLWIFCIYFGCGYGDLAAQNIHVNQYTKRDGLPHNNVFDLYEDRDGIVWLGTDEGLTRFNGEEFQTFSISKGLKSSSVLQVEGFRDSLLLVSVYKHGVNLFDGDRFLSPDTSRVPQWITTGEFIAKQDKYLAFHAGTRTRTGDPKAVQSDLFHISWEEGQPFDLDWDSWITVNPEGEYIYLDENEFVDIGARIDIEYARSRIFESKGDSFYLKSCYNSLWKVPIHHQGPPKKLLEFPSKGYISDLVQLQDDGYWVGVGNRLFEVDSTYRIGQSVNLDFETSIHQIAEVPGHGVVVSGYSTSQLVLLDSTGQVTDLGKRLNIQQMINRLEVTADGALWICTMGEGVYRVQFSEIIQAQTAPNEHLGKVRNIFQDDLNRIWLNGTQGISNALIESGNLEISLQSKIEGSSFLSCPNGKVLLFGEDPSTLYATSHTNPLLPIYERALPFLAHPQVINDSTMIAYYPNGSIEYWGMEDLEVNRVLKFSTEPLNATLCFEWMNDSLGWVGTVSGIFGVNLNTAEMWKLTDFPVSANAKQFYRDPHDTLWVVSDQHLYKYWDQQWDSLMVPQPRTDNMAEVMVKDSQGRIWLGTRQGLFVLEDGWWGRITERDGLFLDEVYSLKEDHLGRMYVGGNEGVSVVDIEQYAASLSDQKVHLQWVQVNGEELGGCEYLEVKDGEEIAVRFETPEYRDQDRLKYRYRLQEESDWLITTQPFVQFVNLQPDQYHFEVQVLRSTEIWSENIGRQDVLWSESLVIPFSVVPPWHLTRWALLVYLLLGVGLVFLGTFLYVRISKQREQARAEIAIKVAESELRALQAQINPHFLFNVLNTIQGFIFSQEPAAANSYLSKFSHLMRMFLESSRKKTHSLHSEIDLLRHYLEMESISYGDRFTWSMEVEGDEDMLDLFTVPTMLFQIYIENAIQRGLLNRETPGGHLSILFHVKEDELWCVIDDNGIGRARAEELKKSRKRVYQSMGMKLTKERMEVLKAISNMDIQFTIHDKVLPTGAPGGTRVEILLKELAE, encoded by the coding sequence ATGAATGCCAGCAAGTGTCTCCTTTGGATTTTCTGTATTTACTTTGGATGTGGCTATGGTGATCTGGCAGCGCAGAATATTCATGTCAACCAGTACACCAAGCGAGATGGTCTCCCCCACAACAATGTGTTTGATCTGTATGAAGATCGAGATGGGATCGTCTGGTTGGGCACAGATGAAGGGCTGACTCGGTTCAATGGAGAAGAATTCCAAACTTTTTCAATCTCTAAGGGTCTCAAAAGCTCATCGGTTCTTCAGGTGGAAGGCTTTCGCGATTCCCTCCTGTTGGTCAGCGTATATAAGCATGGCGTGAACCTGTTTGACGGAGATCGGTTCCTTTCCCCGGATACCTCCAGAGTTCCACAATGGATTACCACAGGGGAGTTCATCGCGAAGCAAGACAAATACCTTGCCTTTCACGCAGGCACACGAACTCGTACTGGCGATCCCAAGGCTGTACAATCTGATCTATTTCACATCTCCTGGGAGGAAGGCCAGCCTTTTGATTTAGATTGGGACTCTTGGATAACCGTCAATCCTGAAGGAGAATATATTTATTTGGATGAAAATGAATTCGTCGATATAGGTGCGAGGATAGATATCGAATATGCCAGATCAAGAATATTCGAAAGCAAAGGAGATTCCTTTTACCTAAAGTCGTGCTATAATTCTCTGTGGAAAGTCCCTATTCATCACCAAGGCCCTCCGAAAAAACTACTAGAGTTTCCCTCCAAGGGCTATATCTCAGATTTGGTCCAATTGCAAGACGATGGTTACTGGGTCGGAGTCGGAAATCGTCTGTTTGAGGTTGATTCAACATATCGGATTGGTCAGTCTGTGAATCTAGACTTTGAAACCTCGATCCACCAAATAGCAGAGGTTCCTGGTCATGGAGTAGTTGTTTCTGGCTACTCAACTTCTCAATTGGTCCTTTTGGATAGTACCGGACAGGTCACAGATCTAGGCAAACGGTTGAATATTCAGCAAATGATCAATCGTCTGGAAGTGACTGCCGACGGTGCGCTTTGGATCTGCACCATGGGAGAAGGGGTTTATCGGGTACAATTCAGTGAAATCATTCAAGCACAAACTGCACCCAATGAACACCTTGGGAAGGTTCGAAATATATTCCAAGATGACCTAAATCGAATTTGGCTGAACGGTACTCAAGGGATTTCCAACGCATTGATTGAATCAGGAAATTTGGAAATTTCCTTGCAATCCAAAATTGAGGGCAGCAGTTTCTTGAGTTGCCCAAACGGGAAGGTGCTGCTTTTTGGGGAAGATCCTAGTACGTTATACGCTACCAGCCACACAAATCCGCTCCTTCCTATATATGAAAGAGCCCTGCCTTTTTTGGCTCACCCTCAAGTAATCAATGACTCGACCATGATTGCGTACTATCCCAATGGATCCATCGAATACTGGGGGATGGAGGATTTGGAAGTCAATCGGGTCTTGAAATTCAGTACAGAGCCGCTCAATGCCACATTGTGTTTTGAATGGATGAATGACTCTTTGGGGTGGGTGGGCACCGTCTCGGGAATTTTCGGAGTCAATTTGAATACTGCGGAAATGTGGAAGCTGACTGATTTTCCAGTGTCTGCGAATGCCAAACAGTTTTACCGTGATCCGCATGATACGCTTTGGGTCGTATCGGATCAGCATCTCTATAAATATTGGGATCAGCAGTGGGATTCCCTCATGGTTCCTCAGCCTCGAACCGACAATATGGCGGAAGTGATGGTCAAAGATTCTCAGGGTAGGATTTGGCTAGGCACTCGACAGGGGTTGTTTGTTCTTGAAGATGGATGGTGGGGAAGAATCACCGAACGGGATGGATTGTTCCTAGATGAAGTCTATTCGTTGAAGGAGGATCATCTAGGAAGGATGTATGTTGGCGGAAATGAAGGGGTTTCCGTTGTTGACATCGAACAGTACGCAGCATCCTTGTCAGATCAGAAGGTTCATCTGCAATGGGTTCAAGTGAATGGCGAGGAATTGGGCGGTTGCGAATATCTCGAAGTAAAAGACGGGGAAGAGATAGCCGTCAGGTTTGAAACGCCAGAATATCGGGATCAAGATCGGCTGAAGTATCGGTATCGACTACAAGAAGAATCAGATTGGTTGATCACTACCCAACCTTTTGTACAATTCGTGAACCTACAGCCGGACCAATACCACTTTGAGGTACAGGTACTTAGATCCACCGAGATATGGAGCGAAAATATAGGTCGTCAAGATGTTTTATGGAGTGAATCATTGGTCATCCCGTTTTCGGTGGTTCCTCCTTGGCACCTGACAAGGTGGGCGTTACTGGTGTATTTGTTGTTGGGGGTAGGGCTGGTCTTTTTGGGCACGTTTCTGTACGTTCGAATCAGTAAACAGCGCGAGCAGGCGCGAGCTGAGATCGCGATTAAAGTTGCCGAATCAGAGCTCAGGGCCTTGCAAGCTCAGATTAATCCCCACTTCCTATTCAATGTACTGAATACCATCCAAGGTTTTATCTTTTCTCAAGAACCTGCTGCTGCGAATAGCTACTTGTCCAAATTTTCTCATCTCATGCGGATGTTTCTGGAGTCTTCCCGCAAGAAGACCCATTCTCTTCATTCTGAGATAGATTTGTTGAGGCATTACCTCGAGATGGAATCCATTTCCTATGGAGATCGATTTACTTGGTCGATGGAAGTTGAGGGGGATGAGGATATGTTGGATCTATTCACGGTTCCCACTATGCTGTTTCAGATTTATATCGAGAATGCCATTCAGCGTGGACTATTGAACCGAGAAACTCCAGGAGGCCACTTGAGTATTCTTTTTCATGTGAAAGAGGATGAACTCTGGTGTGTGATCGATGACAATGGAATCGGACGAGCTCGTGCTGAGGAACTAAAAAAATCCAGAAAGCGGGTGTACCAATCCATGGGAATGAAATTGACCAAGGAGCGGATGGAAGTACTTAAAGCCATCTCAAACATGGATATTCAGTTTACCATCCACGACAAAGTATTACCTACTGGAGCGCCTGGGGGTACCAGGGTGGAAATTCTATTGAAGGAATTAGCTGAGTGA
- the gap gene encoding type I glyceraldehyde-3-phosphate dehydrogenase: MAIKVGINGFGRIGRLVFRALIDNPNVEIVKINDLTDNKTLAQLLKYDSVHGRFAGTVDGFDDDSLTVNGKKILASAERNPENLAWGDAGVDIVVESTGIFRNREGAAKHLTAGAKKVVISAPAKGAVDATVVLGVNDDVITADMEVLSNASCTTNCLAPMAKVLDEQFGIESGYMTTIHAYTSDQRIQDAPHSDLRRARAAATNIVPTSTGAAVAVGLVLPQLKGKLDGIAARVPVPDGSLTDLTVVLSKEVSAEEINAAMKAAADGPLKGILEYSEDPLVSTDILGNPHSCIFDSQMTSANGKLVKVVGWYDNEWGYSNRVADLLLKLA, from the coding sequence ATGGCAATTAAAGTAGGTATCAACGGCTTTGGCCGTATCGGTCGCTTGGTGTTTCGCGCACTGATCGACAACCCTAACGTTGAGATTGTAAAAATCAACGACCTGACAGACAACAAAACGCTTGCTCAGCTTCTGAAATACGACTCCGTACACGGCCGCTTCGCGGGTACTGTTGACGGGTTCGACGATGACTCCTTGACCGTTAACGGCAAGAAAATCTTGGCTTCCGCCGAACGTAATCCTGAGAACTTGGCTTGGGGTGACGCTGGTGTGGATATCGTAGTTGAGTCTACTGGTATCTTCCGTAACCGCGAAGGTGCTGCCAAGCACTTGACTGCTGGCGCCAAAAAGGTTGTCATCTCCGCTCCTGCTAAAGGTGCTGTAGACGCAACTGTCGTTTTGGGTGTGAATGATGATGTCATCACTGCTGACATGGAAGTTCTCTCCAACGCTTCTTGTACCACCAACTGCTTGGCTCCTATGGCCAAAGTATTGGACGAGCAATTCGGTATCGAGAGCGGGTACATGACTACCATCCACGCTTACACTTCTGACCAGCGCATCCAAGACGCACCTCACTCTGACTTGCGTCGTGCTCGTGCTGCCGCTACCAACATCGTTCCTACTTCCACTGGTGCTGCCGTGGCTGTAGGTCTCGTACTTCCTCAATTGAAAGGCAAATTGGACGGTATCGCCGCTCGTGTCCCTGTACCCGACGGTTCTTTGACCGACCTTACCGTAGTCCTTTCCAAAGAGGTTTCCGCTGAGGAAATCAATGCTGCCATGAAAGCTGCTGCTGATGGCCCATTGAAAGGCATCCTGGAGTACTCCGAAGATCCATTGGTTTCTACCGATATCTTGGGCAACCCACACTCTTGTATCTTCGACAGCCAAATGACTTCCGCTAACGGTAAGTTGGTAAAAGTTGTTGGATGGTACGACAACGAATGGGGTTACTCCAACCGCGTTGCTGACTTGCTCCTCAAGTTGGCCTAA
- a CDS encoding LytTR family DNA-binding domain-containing protein, whose product MIRALIVDDSPGSRHTLVQLLNRFCPEVHLVGEASGVSEALDMIAQHDPNLLFLDIEMPHGSGFDLLKQLTDRKIEVIFVTAFDQYAIQAIKYSALDYLLKPVDREELIQAVSKAKERLDNGKMQLGMDILLENLRAQNESHKKLAVPTMDGFEFIPVGEIVRCEGEGAYTRIFLKDGVNKLTTRRMRDLELLLEQQNFFRIHRSHLVNISFIQRFYRGVGGQVELIDGTSLSVARNRRDELLRRLNVT is encoded by the coding sequence ATGATACGCGCTTTAATCGTCGATGATAGTCCCGGTAGTCGACACACGCTTGTTCAGTTATTGAATAGGTTTTGTCCCGAAGTACATCTGGTAGGGGAGGCTTCTGGAGTGTCCGAGGCTCTAGATATGATCGCGCAGCATGATCCCAATCTCCTATTTCTGGATATTGAAATGCCGCATGGATCTGGATTTGACTTGCTCAAACAATTGACAGATCGAAAAATTGAAGTCATTTTCGTTACGGCTTTTGACCAATATGCCATTCAGGCTATTAAATATAGTGCGCTGGATTACCTCCTGAAACCCGTGGACCGTGAAGAACTAATTCAGGCTGTGTCAAAAGCGAAAGAGCGCCTAGACAATGGTAAAATGCAGCTGGGTATGGATATCCTTCTCGAAAACCTTCGAGCCCAGAATGAGAGTCATAAAAAATTGGCTGTTCCAACCATGGATGGTTTTGAGTTCATCCCCGTGGGAGAAATAGTCCGGTGTGAAGGAGAAGGAGCATACACGAGGATTTTTCTCAAAGATGGGGTAAATAAGCTAACCACTAGACGCATGCGAGATCTGGAGTTACTATTGGAGCAACAAAATTTCTTCCGAATTCACAGGTCCCACCTCGTCAATATTTCCTTTATCCAACGATTCTATCGAGGGGTAGGTGGACAAGTAGAGCTAATCGATGGTACCAGCCTTAGCGTTGCCAGAAATCGTCGAGATGAGCTGCTCAGAAGACTGAATGTCACCTAG
- a CDS encoding VPS10 domain-containing protein has translation MRRVHSFIFGLLALSAFSPIQAQESELAQGAMWKDDFYQGIQWREVGPWRGGRSVAVTGFADDPLKYLMGSTGGGVWQTDDAGQHWTNISDGFFKTGSVGAIAVAPSHPKRLYVGMGEHAVRGVMTSPGDGMYRSLDGGKTWEHIGLPNSRHISAIRVHPQDPDLVFVAVQGAVHGPTEDRGIYRSTDGGRSWEKVLYIDDTTGASDLSMDPTNPNILYAGMWSHRRLPWKVVSGGEGSGIFKSTDGGDSWQRLTDGLPTEMGKVAVSVSPANPERVYANIEAKKGGVYRSDDGGQSWKRTSADRITIARAWYYIEIFADPQDQDVVYVLNAPMLKSVDGGKTFKSIQTPHGDQHDLWINPDHPQYMINANDGGATVSLNGGKTWSRQDNQPTAQFYRVITDHQVPYRIYGGQQDNTSMSIVSQNQGSGIGPQDWRAVAGGESAFLAFDPDYPRYVYGGSYQGNISVWDQETGMSKDIMAHPEVGLGTTPNEQQYRFNWNAPIVSGKIDKKVLYHAAQMVLQTRDGGHTWQEISPDLTRNDSEKQAEGGGPFTNEAAGGENYNTISYLVASPHEAQRLYVGTDDGLVHTTRDGGTNWSEITPNGLDEALINHIAVSPHDSSTVYVSATKYKFDDFSPIIYKSTDFGKTWLQISTGIHPEAFVRAVQEDPERRGFLYAATERGLYVSTNQGRRWNAFQLNLPIVPITDLVIQDNDLIVATAGRGFWILDDLSPWQQSGQTAAGDAKLYRPKATYRLPRLTGGGPAPYGQNPKEGVGISYWLPQDTAGMTLKLEVFDGDKQLIRTYTPEKNPDNDSDPVLSVHPGINRFYWDMRTASLPKISKVLVLGDFRGHVVAPGRYSIRLTVNGKPHNSSVQILPDPRLDAMADDYEAQAELLTDLDEMVHEIHASVNQMRNLQQQIQKLLSSIPQDEETAELHEKGESIVAQITEWELALIQPKQQTFQDVINFPNQLSAEIMNLKTRVDSHDPLPTIGAQIRANELREAWFVLKGEKEKIIRTEVKSFNAAYRRADIQLIRLDESDESQTARR, from the coding sequence ATGAGACGTGTTCACTCCTTTATATTTGGACTACTGGCGTTGTCGGCATTTTCGCCTATTCAAGCTCAGGAATCCGAACTGGCGCAAGGGGCCATGTGGAAAGATGATTTCTATCAAGGCATCCAATGGCGCGAAGTGGGCCCATGGCGCGGCGGCAGATCTGTAGCTGTAACTGGCTTCGCGGACGACCCTTTGAAGTATCTCATGGGAAGCACAGGCGGGGGAGTCTGGCAGACCGATGATGCGGGTCAGCACTGGACCAATATTTCCGATGGATTCTTCAAGACCGGATCTGTCGGCGCAATCGCTGTGGCTCCCTCCCATCCAAAACGCCTCTATGTAGGAATGGGAGAGCATGCAGTCCGTGGGGTTATGACTTCTCCGGGCGATGGCATGTATCGTTCTCTAGATGGCGGAAAAACATGGGAGCATATCGGCCTTCCGAATAGCCGTCATATCTCCGCCATCCGTGTACATCCTCAAGATCCAGATCTGGTTTTCGTTGCGGTCCAAGGCGCAGTCCACGGCCCGACTGAAGATAGAGGCATCTACCGAAGTACCGATGGGGGAAGGTCTTGGGAAAAAGTCCTGTATATCGACGACACGACAGGTGCGTCCGACCTGAGTATGGACCCTACGAATCCGAATATCCTCTATGCAGGCATGTGGTCTCACCGGAGATTGCCCTGGAAAGTAGTGAGCGGAGGGGAAGGATCAGGGATTTTCAAATCGACGGATGGCGGTGATTCTTGGCAACGATTGACAGATGGACTGCCTACTGAAATGGGCAAAGTAGCCGTTTCGGTTTCTCCAGCAAATCCAGAGCGAGTATATGCCAATATCGAGGCGAAAAAAGGCGGCGTCTACCGAAGCGATGATGGAGGCCAAAGCTGGAAGCGAACTTCTGCAGATAGAATCACAATTGCTAGAGCTTGGTACTACATCGAGATTTTTGCAGATCCCCAAGATCAAGATGTCGTGTATGTCCTCAATGCGCCTATGCTCAAATCTGTGGATGGAGGCAAAACCTTTAAGTCGATCCAAACCCCACATGGTGACCAGCACGACCTGTGGATTAACCCCGACCATCCTCAGTACATGATCAACGCCAATGATGGAGGGGCGACTGTCAGCCTCAATGGCGGCAAAACATGGTCTCGCCAAGACAATCAGCCTACCGCCCAATTCTACCGAGTAATTACGGATCATCAAGTTCCATATAGAATCTACGGAGGGCAACAGGACAATACGAGCATGTCTATTGTCAGCCAGAATCAAGGCTCAGGCATTGGCCCCCAAGACTGGCGAGCGGTAGCAGGTGGTGAAAGTGCCTTCTTGGCATTTGACCCAGATTATCCGAGATACGTCTATGGAGGTTCCTATCAAGGAAATATTTCCGTTTGGGACCAAGAGACGGGTATGTCCAAGGATATCATGGCGCACCCCGAGGTAGGACTTGGGACCACTCCCAATGAGCAGCAGTATCGATTCAACTGGAATGCACCGATTGTAAGTGGCAAAATCGACAAAAAGGTCCTGTATCATGCCGCTCAGATGGTCCTCCAAACAAGAGATGGAGGACACACATGGCAAGAGATCAGTCCGGACCTGACCCGCAATGATTCGGAGAAACAAGCTGAAGGCGGAGGGCCATTCACCAATGAAGCAGCAGGTGGAGAGAATTACAATACCATCTCCTATCTCGTTGCTTCTCCCCATGAGGCTCAAAGGCTTTATGTCGGAACCGATGATGGATTGGTTCACACCACCAGAGATGGAGGAACCAATTGGTCCGAAATCACTCCCAATGGTCTAGACGAAGCGCTGATCAACCATATCGCAGTCAGTCCCCATGATTCCTCCACGGTCTATGTCTCGGCTACCAAATACAAGTTCGACGACTTCTCCCCGATCATCTACAAGAGTACAGACTTCGGCAAAACCTGGCTTCAGATCAGTACCGGTATTCATCCAGAGGCTTTTGTGCGCGCTGTGCAAGAAGATCCAGAACGACGAGGATTCCTATACGCAGCTACAGAACGTGGCCTTTATGTTTCGACCAACCAAGGTAGAAGATGGAACGCCTTCCAGTTGAATCTTCCCATTGTGCCTATCACGGATTTGGTGATTCAAGACAATGACTTGATCGTCGCAACAGCGGGTAGAGGTTTTTGGATTTTGGATGACCTCTCTCCTTGGCAGCAATCCGGCCAGACAGCTGCCGGAGATGCCAAACTATATCGCCCCAAAGCGACTTACAGATTGCCCAGATTGACAGGAGGCGGACCTGCCCCGTATGGTCAAAACCCCAAGGAAGGGGTAGGAATTTCCTACTGGTTGCCACAAGATACCGCCGGAATGACCCTCAAATTGGAGGTCTTCGATGGAGACAAGCAACTGATCAGAACATATACCCCAGAGAAAAATCCAGATAACGATAGCGATCCCGTACTCTCCGTACATCCGGGCATCAATCGTTTTTATTGGGATATGCGCACTGCATCCCTGCCCAAAATTTCCAAAGTATTGGTATTGGGGGATTTCCGTGGACATGTAGTCGCTCCAGGAAGATATTCCATTCGTCTTACTGTGAATGGGAAGCCGCACAATTCGTCTGTCCAGATCTTGCCTGACCCGAGATTGGATGCCATGGCTGATGATTATGAGGCACAGGCAGAATTGCTGACCGATCTAGATGAAATGGTTCATGAAATTCATGCCTCAGTCAATCAGATGCGCAACTTGCAGCAGCAGATCCAAAAATTGTTGTCCTCCATTCCCCAAGATGAGGAAACTGCAGAATTGCATGAAAAAGGAGAAAGCATCGTCGCTCAAATTACTGAGTGGGAACTAGCATTGATCCAGCCTAAGCAGCAGACCTTTCAGGATGTGATCAATTTCCCCAACCAACTGAGCGCAGAAATCATGAATCTGAAAACACGGGTAGATTCGCATGATCCGTTACCGACCATCGGGGCGCAGATCCGCGCCAATGAACTCAGAGAGGCATGGTTTGTCCTGAAGGGCGAAAAGGAAAAGATCATCCGTACAGAGGTCAAATCCTTTAATGCTGCGTATCGCCGTGCGGATATTCAACTGATTCGTCTCGATGAATCTGATGAGTCCCAGACTGCCCGACGATAA